A genomic stretch from Chloroflexota bacterium includes:
- a CDS encoding DUF2188 domain-containing protein, producing the protein MAGKGGSGKGGGGGRTGGKSKGPERRTVQARPGGGWDVVRPGGKRASAHTDTQVQAMQRGREILGNIGGGELTIKGKDGKIRDSDTVAPGNDPNPPRDTK; encoded by the coding sequence ATGGCGGGTAAGGGCGGCAGCGGCAAGGGTGGCGGGGGCGGCCGAACTGGCGGGAAGTCCAAAGGCCCTGAGCGGCGGACCGTGCAGGCCCGCCCCGGGGGAGGCTGGGACGTCGTCAGGCCCGGCGGCAAGCGCGCCAGCGCGCACACCGACACCCAGGTTCAGGCGATGCAGCGAGGCAGGGAGATCCTGGGTAACATCGGTGGCGGTGAGCTGACCATCAAAGGGAAGGACGGGAAGATCCGCGACTCCGATACCGTCGCGCCCGGAAATGATCCGAACCCGCCGCGGGACACCAAGTAG